In the Clostridium beijerinckii genome, one interval contains:
- the rfbC gene encoding dTDP-4-dehydrorhamnose 3,5-epimerase, whose amino-acid sequence MNLIKTKLEGVYIVEPKVFGDERGWFMETYSRIKTPEIACDFVQDNQSYSKEKGILRGIHFQNGEHAQAKLVRCVRGAVLDVAVDLREGSPNYKEWVAVELSAENKRQLFIPRGFGHGFLTLTSDVEFVYKTDNYYNYESDRSICYCDPEIGVEWGIENPILSEKDKKAPLIKDSDCTFIYNK is encoded by the coding sequence ATGAATTTAATAAAAACTAAATTAGAAGGTGTTTATATAGTTGAGCCGAAAGTTTTTGGTGATGAAAGAGGATGGTTTATGGAAACCTACTCTAGAATTAAAACTCCAGAAATAGCGTGTGATTTTGTACAAGATAATCAATCTTATTCAAAGGAAAAAGGAATACTACGAGGAATTCACTTTCAAAATGGAGAACATGCTCAGGCAAAATTAGTACGTTGTGTTAGAGGAGCTGTACTTGATGTTGCTGTAGATTTAAGAGAAGGATCACCTAACTATAAAGAATGGGTGGCCGTAGAGCTTTCCGCTGAAAATAAAAGACAGTTATTTATTCCAAGGGGATTTGGCCATGGATTTTTGACGCTTACAAGTGATGTAGAGTTTGTATATAAAACTGATAACTATTATAATTATGAGAGTGATAGAAGTATTTGTTATTGCGATCCGGAAATAGGTGTTGAGTGGGGAATAGAAAATCCAATTCTTTCAGAAAAGGATAAAAAGGCACCACTTATAAAAGATAGTGATTGTACTTTTATATATAATAAATAG
- a CDS encoding undecaprenyl-phosphate glucose phosphotransferase, with protein sequence MIKENQSLLNKINAISDIVILFISMTLAYLIRFYIFLPDTDYIKLITYIEFSIVIIPINLIIFNFFNLYHSFRTTSFIKECNQIIKSNTVLTAILLSLLFIFKLVHISRLVIVIFYFVNIMLVIAKRFLLRRILSKMRTKGMNLKHVIIVGAGEVANEYLNVIKSNRNFGYNYSGYVANNSNFEGEKLGEYNNLYTVLEKHRADEVVCALDISDAKYIEKIVSDCEKSGTKISIIPFCYKYIPSQPYIDQIGNIPLINLRRIPLDNLGNAFIKRFLDITGSLVLIICTSPIMLITSIIIKLTSKGPIIFKQQRVGLNKNLFTMYKFRSMKINNEEETGWSTNNDPRKTRFGSLIRKFSIDELPQFFNVLKGDMSLVGPRPELPHFVENFKDEIPLYMVKHQVKPGITGWAQVNGYRGDTSIKKRIEFDIYYIENWNILMDINILFRTAFKGFKNNEQIIKHNNPKNIENNGVQL encoded by the coding sequence ATGATAAAAGAAAATCAAAGTCTTCTAAATAAAATTAATGCCATTTCAGATATTGTAATCTTATTCATTTCAATGACTTTAGCGTATTTAATTCGTTTTTATATATTTTTGCCTGATACAGATTACATAAAATTAATTACATATATAGAATTTTCAATTGTTATAATTCCAATAAACCTTATTATTTTTAATTTTTTTAACTTATATCATTCTTTTAGAACAACCTCGTTTATAAAAGAATGTAATCAAATAATAAAATCGAATACTGTTCTTACAGCTATTTTATTATCACTATTATTTATATTTAAATTAGTACATATTTCAAGATTAGTTATAGTTATTTTTTATTTTGTAAACATAATGCTAGTTATAGCTAAAAGATTTCTTTTAAGAAGAATTCTATCAAAAATGAGAACTAAGGGTATGAACTTAAAACACGTTATAATCGTTGGTGCTGGCGAAGTTGCAAATGAATATTTGAATGTTATTAAAAGCAATAGAAACTTTGGATATAATTATTCTGGATATGTAGCCAATAATTCAAATTTTGAAGGCGAAAAACTTGGAGAATATAACAATTTATATACTGTCTTAGAGAAACATAGAGCTGATGAAGTAGTTTGCGCCTTAGATATTTCTGATGCAAAGTATATTGAAAAAATAGTATCTGACTGCGAAAAAAGTGGTACTAAGATTTCCATAATACCTTTCTGCTACAAGTACATACCAAGTCAGCCTTACATTGATCAGATTGGCAATATACCTCTAATAAATCTTAGAAGAATACCTTTAGACAATTTAGGAAATGCTTTTATAAAGAGATTTTTAGATATTACAGGTTCTCTTGTTTTAATAATATGTACAAGTCCTATAATGCTTATTACTTCAATTATTATCAAGCTAACTTCGAAAGGGCCTATAATATTTAAACAGCAACGTGTTGGATTAAATAAAAATTTATTTACTATGTATAAATTTAGATCTATGAAGATCAACAACGAAGAAGAAACAGGATGGAGTACTAATAATGATCCAAGAAAAACCAGGTTTGGATCTCTTATTCGCAAATTTTCCATTGATGAATTACCACAGTTTTTTAATGTTCTTAAGGGGGATATGAGTTTAGTAGGTCCTAGACCCGAGCTTCCTCACTTTGTTGAAAACTTTAAGGATGAGATTCCGCTTTATATGGTTAAACATCAAGTAAAGCCTGGAATAACTGGTTGGGCACAGGTAAATGGTTATAGAGGCGATACATCAATAAAAAAGCGTATTGAATTTGATATATATTATATTGAAAATTGGAACATATTAATGGATATAAACATATTATTCAGAACTGCCTTTAAAGGATTTAAGAATAATGAACAGATTATAAAACATAATAATCCTAAAAATATTGAAAATAACGGAGTTCAATTATGA
- the rfbB gene encoding dTDP-glucose 4,6-dehydratase — protein MRIVVTGGAGFIGGNFVHYMLDKYMDYKIICVDALTYAGNMETLDSVKDNNNFSFYKIDIANRKAIYDMFEKESPDVIVNFAAESHVDRSIENPEIFLKTNVIGTQVLLDACRKYGIKRYHQVSTDEVYGDLPLNRHDLFFTEETPLHTSSPYSASKASADLLVGAYYRTYNLPVTISRCSNNYGPYHFPEKLIPLMIANALNEKKLPVYGSGENVRDWLYVEDHCSAIDLIIHKGNVGEVYNIGGHNERTNLDVVKTILKELGKSEELIKYVRDRKGHDMRYAIDPTKIHSELGWLPTTTFDEGIKKTIKWYLDNKTWWENIISGEYKNYYENMYGNR, from the coding sequence ATGAGGATAGTTGTAACAGGGGGAGCAGGGTTTATTGGTGGTAATTTTGTTCACTATATGCTTGATAAATATATGGATTACAAAATAATATGCGTTGATGCATTAACCTATGCTGGAAATATGGAGACGTTAGATTCAGTTAAAGATAATAATAATTTTAGCTTTTATAAAATAGATATAGCTAATAGAAAAGCCATTTATGATATGTTTGAAAAGGAAAGTCCGGATGTTATAGTAAACTTTGCAGCAGAAAGCCATGTAGATAGATCAATAGAAAATCCAGAAATATTTTTGAAAACTAATGTGATAGGAACGCAAGTATTACTTGATGCGTGCAGGAAATATGGAATAAAAAGATACCATCAAGTATCTACAGATGAAGTTTATGGTGATTTACCTTTAAATAGGCATGATCTTTTCTTCACAGAAGAAACTCCATTACATACATCAAGTCCATATTCAGCAAGTAAAGCATCTGCTGATCTTTTAGTCGGAGCATATTATAGAACTTATAATTTGCCTGTGACTATTTCAAGATGTTCTAATAATTATGGACCGTATCACTTTCCAGAAAAACTAATTCCACTTATGATAGCAAATGCGTTAAATGAAAAAAAGTTACCTGTATATGGAAGTGGAGAAAATGTGCGTGATTGGCTATATGTAGAGGACCATTGTAGCGCAATCGACTTAATAATTCATAAGGGTAATGTTGGAGAAGTATATAACATTGGTGGACATAACGAAAGAACAAATTTAGATGTAGTTAAAACAATACTCAAAGAACTTGGAAAATCAGAAGAGTTAATTAAGTATGTAAGAGATCGAAAAGGTCATGATATGCGTTATGCAATAGATCCTACAAAAATACATAGTGAATTAGGATGGTTGCCTACTACTACTTTTGATGAGGGTATTAAAAAGACTATTAAGTGGTATTTAGATAATAAAACTTGGTGGGAAAATATAATTAGTGGCGAATATAAGAATTACTATGAGAATATGTATGGAAATAGATAA
- a CDS encoding O-antigen ligase family protein codes for MTNSRNNSNEKSFNFFLPIAFILSIVPIIVRVAAVKLDENAIKIWGVTVKADLFSQRKALLLMIFSVILIITCVIFFKKIFSRKDKLVNYILIACGVFILFTFLSAIFSKYRQVSFWGIFDRAEGFITIACYIILFLYSLYTFKTTNNYKYIITPLLILVFINSFLGLFQYIGQDLIKTSLGASIAGASSNSGIDLLNEKGTIYGTLASYNYMGSFVAIALPILFCYTIFEDDVMYKILSFIGTLLSFWLLFGSTARSGIVGVLGALIFGIIIFYKPLIKRWKGLLIGVVALIILIIGANFASKGSLFKRIPSLASDAFSIFKDTSDFDYTNYTPVKDIKYMDSTTEVVLPNDTLKITYESGNPVFKDSNGEVVPYALNGKVLSTDSEAFKNITFAFGKLDKKSVISDSLLLNINNQPTFLFKLNESKVFHLIDISTKNSFDLQTPETFGFKGKEKLGSSRGYIWSRSLPLIKNTMILGTGPDTFVFDFPQGDLIGKYYAYDTPNIVVDKAHNLYLQIAINYGVIALVGFIAMLLIYIIDSIKLYALKNTFEDKNQMLGAITCLGIIGYLFAGIFNDSVVGVAPIFWIIFGVGIAINFMNRENLRKKSNK; via the coding sequence ATGACAAATTCCAGAAACAATTCTAATGAAAAGTCCTTTAACTTTTTTTTACCTATTGCATTTATATTAAGTATTGTACCTATAATAGTTCGAGTAGCAGCTGTTAAACTTGATGAAAATGCAATTAAGATATGGGGTGTTACAGTTAAAGCGGATTTGTTTTCACAAAGAAAAGCTCTTCTTTTAATGATATTTTCCGTTATATTAATTATTACTTGTGTTATTTTCTTCAAGAAAATATTTAGTAGAAAAGATAAGTTAGTTAATTATATTCTAATCGCATGTGGCGTATTTATACTTTTTACATTTCTATCTGCAATATTTTCAAAATATAGACAAGTATCCTTTTGGGGAATATTTGATAGAGCTGAAGGATTTATAACTATTGCGTGTTACATAATTCTCTTTTTATACTCACTTTATACTTTTAAAACTACTAATAATTATAAGTATATTATTACTCCGCTTTTGATTCTAGTATTTATCAATTCATTTTTAGGCCTTTTTCAATATATAGGACAAGACTTAATTAAAACTTCATTAGGTGCTTCTATTGCGGGTGCCAGTTCAAATTCAGGCATAGATTTACTTAATGAAAAAGGAACTATTTATGGTACTTTAGCTAGTTATAATTACATGGGAAGTTTTGTAGCAATTGCTCTACCTATTTTATTCTGCTATACAATTTTCGAAGATGATGTTATGTATAAAATACTATCATTTATTGGTACTCTTCTTTCATTTTGGCTTTTATTCGGAAGTACTGCACGTTCGGGAATTGTTGGTGTATTAGGTGCTTTAATATTTGGTATTATAATATTTTATAAACCTCTTATTAAACGTTGGAAAGGCCTCTTAATTGGTGTTGTCGCTTTAATTATATTGATAATTGGTGCAAATTTTGCATCTAAAGGAAGTCTTTTTAAGAGAATACCTAGCTTAGCATCGGATGCTTTCAGTATTTTTAAAGATACTAGTGATTTTGATTATACAAATTATACTCCTGTAAAGGACATTAAGTATATGGACTCAACGACAGAGGTTGTATTACCTAATGATACTTTAAAAATAACTTATGAAAGTGGTAATCCTGTATTTAAAGATTCAAATGGTGAAGTTGTTCCATATGCTTTAAATGGTAAAGTATTATCGACAGATAGTGAAGCTTTTAAAAATATCACATTCGCTTTTGGAAAGCTTGATAAGAAGTCAGTTATTAGCGACTCACTTCTTTTAAATATAAACAATCAACCAACTTTCCTATTTAAGTTAAATGAAAGTAAAGTATTTCATTTAATAGATATAAGTACAAAGAATTCTTTTGATTTACAAACTCCTGAAACCTTTGGATTTAAAGGTAAAGAAAAGTTAGGATCTTCTAGAGGTTACATTTGGTCTAGATCTCTTCCTCTCATAAAAAACACTATGATACTTGGAACTGGTCCTGATACTTTTGTGTTTGACTTTCCACAAGGTGATTTAATAGGTAAATATTATGCTTATGATACTCCAAATATAGTTGTAGACAAAGCTCATAATCTTTATTTGCAAATAGCTATAAATTATGGTGTAATTGCATTAGTTGGATTTATAGCAATGCTGCTTATTTACATTATTGATAGTATAAAGCTTTATGCACTTAAAAACACCTTTGAAGATAAAAACCAGATGTTAGGTGCTATTACTTGCCTAGGCATTATCGGATACTTATTCGCTGGAATATTTAATGATTCTGTTGTAGGTGTAGCCCCAATATTTTGGATAATTTTCGGGGTTGGTATTGCAATTAACTTTATGAATAGGGAAAATCTTCGTAAGAAAAGTAATAAATAA
- a CDS encoding glycosyltransferase yields the protein MKKILFIASTLSHIENFHIPYLKRFKDLGHSVHVMGKLNNKSEILYADKIISVPFEKSMFSLKNFYLSLKIAKIINKNNYDIIIIHTSLAAFFARLGIILCLKKPRLVVNTVHGYLFDYNSSFFKKHIMILAEKLTKCVTNVIIVMNSSDYDIAKKYKLYKDNLYLINGMGIDPDSFPSISSKCKVALRNSHNFSEKDFILIYVAEFSKRKNQKFLINSMNKLISEGFSNIKLLFLGDGQFLDELKLYTQSLSINDNVFFAGYTKDTCTYYQMSDICVSSSRIEGLPFNIMEAMSVGLPIVASKVKGHIDLVIPNENGFLFNYNNIDEFCSYIKNIYKSTDLQYRMHIKSIELSKKYSLDSVLSNTVRIILNEYDLHL from the coding sequence ATGAAAAAAATACTTTTTATAGCATCAACACTATCACATATAGAAAACTTTCATATCCCTTATTTAAAGAGATTTAAAGATCTCGGGCATAGTGTTCATGTTATGGGAAAACTAAATAATAAATCTGAAATCTTATATGCTGATAAAATTATATCTGTTCCTTTTGAAAAAAGCATGTTTTCACTTAAAAATTTCTATTTATCTTTAAAAATAGCAAAGATAATTAACAAGAATAATTATGATATCATAATTATTCATACATCTCTGGCTGCTTTTTTTGCAAGGCTTGGAATAATACTATGCTTAAAAAAGCCTAGGCTAGTAGTTAACACAGTTCATGGTTATCTATTTGATTACAATAGTTCCTTTTTTAAAAAACATATTATGATCTTAGCAGAAAAACTGACCAAGTGCGTTACAAACGTTATTATTGTTATGAATTCATCAGATTATGATATTGCTAAAAAATACAAATTATATAAAGATAATTTGTATTTAATAAATGGTATGGGAATCGATCCAGACTCATTTCCATCCATTTCATCTAAATGTAAGGTTGCTCTTAGAAATAGCCATAACTTTTCAGAAAAAGACTTTATTTTAATTTACGTTGCTGAATTTTCTAAAAGAAAGAATCAAAAATTTCTAATAAATTCAATGAATAAACTAATTAGCGAAGGCTTTTCAAATATAAAACTGCTTTTTCTTGGTGATGGGCAGTTTTTAGATGAGTTAAAGCTATACACTCAGAGCTTAAGTATTAATGATAATGTTTTTTTTGCTGGCTATACTAAAGACACTTGTACATATTATCAAATGTCTGACATATGTGTTTCTTCAAGCCGTATTGAAGGATTACCTTTTAATATTATGGAAGCAATGTCTGTTGGACTGCCTATAGTAGCTTCAAAAGTGAAAGGACATATAGATTTAGTCATACCAAATGAAAATGGATTTTTATTTAACTACAATAATATCGACGAATTTTGCTCCTATATAAAAAACATCTATAAAAGCACAGATTTGCAATATAGAATGCATATTAAAAGCATTGAATTATCAAAAAAATACTCTTTAGATTCTGTATTATCTAATACTGTCCGTATAATATTAAACGAATATGATCTGCATTTATAA
- a CDS encoding N-acetylmuramoyl-L-alanine amidase family protein, whose amino-acid sequence MNKNLKKIIAIILAVNTVSTIAPVANLGLLTTKAYAANKITNLTVEDSNGDNMSLYSESDCTDKHRVDSDDVQPGKTYYTRKTSADEINIDADGVDSDNIRVFEETSSDTEGKDVGEDVDLSSGTNIITVRVYNGDPGTVKYSDNSYVNEYKIRVKYSGSNDDDDEDSDNVYLSSITLMGGNIDFSKKVYTYDVQVPEDLSKITIRARPDCDSGKYDDYKVKINGVKVDKDDKFKDDVSLNKGKNVIDIKVEDDDDNERVYTLNITRGKDNSNNNSKSSEQAEVTKTSQWVQVDGKWQYKDSTGNSVKNTWVQNYFVQADGNMATGWLNNNGKWYYLGDDGARKTGWQLVNGNWYYLDSQGIMQIGWIKDINNGKYYYLNNDGSMAYNTTIGEYKLGSDGAWYNR is encoded by the coding sequence ACAAAAATTTGAAAAAAATAATAGCCATAATATTAGCTGTAAATACTGTTAGTACAATTGCACCAGTAGCTAATTTGGGTCTACTAACTACTAAAGCTTATGCAGCTAATAAAATAACTAATTTAACAGTAGAAGATTCAAACGGAGATAATATGTCTCTTTATAGTGAGAGTGATTGTACAGATAAGCATAGGGTAGACAGTGATGATGTACAGCCTGGAAAAACTTACTATACCAGAAAGACTTCAGCAGATGAAATAAATATAGATGCAGATGGGGTGGATTCAGATAATATAAGAGTATTTGAAGAAACATCATCAGATACTGAAGGAAAAGACGTAGGAGAGGATGTTGACTTATCATCTGGAACAAATATTATTACTGTAAGAGTATATAACGGAGATCCGGGAACAGTAAAATATAGTGATAATTCTTATGTAAATGAATATAAGATTAGAGTAAAATACTCCGGATCAAATGATGATGACGATGAAGATTCAGATAATGTATACTTAAGCAGTATTACGTTAATGGGAGGGAATATAGACTTCTCAAAAAAAGTTTATACTTATGACGTGCAGGTTCCAGAAGATTTAAGTAAAATTACAATTCGTGCAAGGCCTGATTGCGATAGCGGTAAATATGATGATTATAAGGTAAAAATAAATGGAGTAAAAGTTGATAAAGATGATAAATTTAAGGATGATGTATCCTTAAATAAAGGGAAAAATGTAATAGATATAAAAGTTGAAGATGATGATGATAATGAAAGAGTATATACTTTAAATATTACTAGAGGTAAAGATAACTCAAATAATAATTCCAAAAGCAGTGAACAAGCAGAAGTTACCAAAACAAGTCAATGGGTTCAAGTTGATGGGAAATGGCAATACAAAGATTCAACAGGTAACTCAGTAAAGAATACTTGGGTGCAAAACTATTTTGTACAAGCCGATGGGAATATGGCGACAGGTTGGCTAAATAATAATGGAAAGTGGTACTATCTAGGCGATGATGGAGCTAGAAAAACGGGATGGCAGTTAGTAAATGGAAATTGGTACTACTTAGATTCACAAGGAATAATGCAGATTGGATGGATTAAAGACATAAACAATGGTAAATATTATTATCTAAATAATGATGGGTCTATGGCATATAACACAACAATTGGCGAATACAAATTAGGATCAGATGGAGCTTGGTACAATAGATAA
- a CDS encoding N-acetylmuramoyl-L-alanine amidase family protein: protein MFKRANKITSLLVAAASVMALVPAYAADVKKIDSEDGTVYNAVAYKDGKYFVDGEINDDEEAYYVADGKFNKLEDVDSGDDADLFGEKYLDVSDGDYTVDLDKGSVTDDDVKGDTADDAAAALRKKIKDDTDDRYAEATSDKVVDENESDTEDLTKLNIVPGAKYSKPWYYTQYASTDAGKLDGANGGNAKFNVYTDTDGNYIDADYNLGKVKVKTTAVSADVDGKTITKEDTIENTNDKYDAAGKDDTLRASVSQVKVLTQDKDYIYRLVDVTVKVSGTTATISEINGLAAGTDVLKYGADKQTVTFKAIQKISKAQSSDEVDGAKYAKSVTTYALSNDSAQKLDDAELFTDLTLDVNYTIVGTKLVAYTTDKAYTKADSTGAKVLARAYTLKSKSSYYYADSEDQTKEDCEVSAQDDKTSAVQTDVDGNLWRLDGGYIYKFDGTDDWDKVYKVDGSFDELSVYDKDNMVAWSEDDDVYSLIGGKSDDNKGDDQGTTPVVKAGWAQTSAGWTYVKADGTKATGWLQDGGAWYYLKADGTMATGWVQDGATWYYLNGSGAMQTGWLNDNGTWYYLNGSGAMLANTTTPDGYYVGANGAWVK from the coding sequence ATGTTTAAAAGAGCAAACAAAATTACATCTTTATTAGTAGCTGCTGCTTCAGTTATGGCTTTAGTGCCTGCTTACGCTGCAGACGTAAAGAAAATTGATTCAGAAGACGGTACTGTATACAATGCAGTAGCATACAAAGATGGTAAATACTTTGTTGATGGAGAAATCAACGATGATGAAGAAGCTTACTATGTAGCTGACGGAAAATTCAACAAATTAGAAGATGTTGATTCAGGAGATGACGCAGATTTATTTGGAGAAAAATACTTAGATGTATCAGATGGAGACTACACTGTTGATTTAGATAAAGGTAGTGTAACTGATGACGATGTTAAAGGTGATACAGCAGATGATGCTGCTGCAGCTTTAAGAAAGAAAATCAAAGACGATACAGATGACAGATATGCTGAAGCTACAAGTGATAAAGTTGTAGATGAAAATGAAAGTGATACTGAAGATTTAACTAAATTAAATATAGTTCCAGGAGCAAAATATAGTAAACCTTGGTACTACACACAATATGCAAGTACTGATGCTGGTAAATTAGATGGTGCTAATGGTGGAAATGCTAAATTTAATGTTTATACTGATACAGATGGTAATTACATTGATGCAGACTATAACTTAGGAAAAGTTAAGGTTAAAACAACAGCTGTTTCTGCAGATGTAGATGGTAAGACTATAACTAAAGAAGATACTATAGAAAATACAAATGATAAGTATGATGCTGCTGGAAAAGACGATACACTTAGAGCAAGTGTTAGTCAAGTAAAAGTGTTAACACAAGATAAAGATTATATTTATAGACTTGTAGATGTAACTGTAAAAGTTTCAGGAACTACTGCTACAATTAGTGAAATTAATGGTTTAGCTGCAGGTACTGATGTACTTAAATATGGTGCAGATAAGCAAACAGTAACATTCAAAGCTATTCAAAAAATATCAAAAGCACAAAGTTCTGATGAAGTAGATGGAGCTAAATATGCTAAATCTGTAACTACTTATGCACTTTCAAATGATTCAGCACAAAAATTAGATGATGCAGAATTATTTACAGATCTTACTCTTGATGTAAATTATACTATAGTAGGTACTAAATTAGTAGCTTATACTACAGATAAAGCTTATACTAAAGCAGATTCAACAGGAGCTAAAGTTCTTGCAAGAGCATATACATTAAAATCAAAGTCTTCTTACTACTATGCTGATTCAGAAGATCAAACTAAAGAAGATTGTGAAGTAAGTGCTCAAGATGATAAGACATCAGCTGTTCAAACAGACGTTGATGGAAACCTTTGGAGATTAGATGGTGGATACATCTATAAATTCGATGGTACTGATGACTGGGATAAAGTTTACAAAGTAGACGGATCTTTCGATGAATTATCAGTTTATGACAAAGATAACATGGTTGCTTGGAGCGAAGATGATGATGTATATTCATTAATCGGAGGAAAGAGCGATGATAATAAGGGTGATGACCAAGGAACAACTCCTGTAGTTAAAGCTGGTTGGGCTCAAACTTCAGCAGGATGGACTTATGTTAAAGCTGATGGAACTAAAGCTACTGGATGGTTACAAGACGGTGGTGCTTGGTACTACTTAAAAGCTGATGGTACAATGGCTACAGGTTGGGTTCAAGATGGAGCAACTTGGTACTACTTAAACGGATCAGGTGCTATGCAAACTGGTTGGTTAAATGATAACGGAACTTGGTACTACTTAAATGGATCAGGTGCTATGTTAGCTAACACAACTACTCCTGATGGATATTATGTAGGAGCTAATGGAGCTTGGGTTAAATAG
- the rfbA gene encoding glucose-1-phosphate thymidylyltransferase RfbA: protein MKEVMILTKGIILAGGSGTRLYPLTMVTSKQLLPVYDKPMIYYPLSTLMLAGIRDILIISTPKDLPNFEKLLGDGSRYGINLSYTEQPSPDGLAQAFILGEDFVGNHNCAMILGDNIFHGNGLTKHLKKAVENEGRATVFGYYVDDPERFGVVEFDENGKAISLEEKPEVPKSNYAVTGLYFYDNKVCEYAKKLKPSARGELEITDLNKIYLENGNLDVITLGRGYGWLDTGTVDSLTEASEYVKVIETRQGLKVACLEEISYKNNWIDKKTLLESADQYGKSPYGQHLKNVAMGKVIY from the coding sequence ATGAAAGAAGTGATGATTTTGACAAAAGGAATAATATTAGCAGGTGGAAGTGGGACAAGGCTTTATCCTTTAACTATGGTGACTTCAAAGCAGTTACTGCCAGTATACGATAAACCGATGATTTATTATCCATTATCAACTTTAATGTTAGCAGGGATTCGAGATATATTAATAATTTCAACTCCAAAAGATTTGCCGAATTTCGAAAAATTGCTAGGTGATGGTTCGAGATATGGAATAAATTTATCCTATACGGAGCAGCCATCTCCAGATGGATTGGCACAGGCGTTTATATTAGGAGAAGACTTTGTTGGAAATCATAATTGTGCTATGATACTTGGAGATAATATATTTCATGGAAATGGATTGACTAAGCATTTAAAAAAGGCTGTGGAAAATGAGGGACGCGCAACAGTTTTTGGTTATTATGTAGATGACCCAGAACGTTTCGGTGTAGTGGAATTTGATGAAAATGGAAAAGCTATTTCTTTAGAAGAAAAACCAGAAGTTCCTAAATCTAATTATGCAGTTACTGGACTTTACTTTTATGATAATAAGGTATGTGAATATGCAAAAAAATTAAAGCCTTCAGCTAGGGGAGAATTAGAAATTACAGATTTAAATAAAATTTATTTGGAAAATGGAAACTTAGATGTAATAACCCTTGGACGTGGATATGGATGGCTTGATACTGGTACGGTGGATAGTTTGACTGAGGCATCTGAATATGTAAAAGTAATTGAAACAAGACAAGGACTTAAAGTAGCGTGTTTGGAAGAAATTTCTTACAAGAATAATTGGATTGATAAAAAAACTTTATTAGAAAGTGCAGATCAGTATGGAAAAAGTCCTTATGGACAGCATTTAAAAAATGTTGCTATGGGGAAAGTTATTTATTAA